The genomic region TGCCTTCATGGCAGTTCATTTGGCCATTCTTGCATTTGATGTTAGTGGTACGGCAGATACTGTTGATGTTCCAGATGTCCTCATGGATGAAGGTGTTAACGGGCTTGCATCTTGGCTCAGTCATCCGCCTCTTGTGCATCATCTGGGTGCAGTATGTAGCATCACCACCTTCGCTATAAGGATCCACATGCTGTCGCAGGAACTGTTGGTACCTCCGACTCTGGCCAGAAGAAGGCTGCGCCAGCCATAGGCCAAGCAAagccaacagcagcagcaatgatTGGATCCTATGCATGGCCATTATCTTCTGCCTAGCTAGGGGCCCCTAAGAAGAGAACAAAGCAAGAAGCAAGAGAGTAGACCATAAGGATGGAGGATGAACTGCTCATCCCTTGCCACAAGACAAAACATCCCTATTCAATATTTTCATATCCAACTTTTCCCCTCTCACATATCaatttttctctaggttttcatttcCTAGTTGTTCTAGATCAGTGATTCTTAACCAGGGATCACTGACCATAGATTTCAAGTcatccatgaacttgaatggaaaaaaattacatctttatttcaatatcattgttttcctttgtaattctacatattttatttcatgcattttaaatcattttgagAAGGGTTCATAGGCTTCTCTGCTGCAAAAGGAACCTCATAACACACATAAAAGTTAAGAACCTGTAGTCTAGGTCTTTCTAAGGTTGTTTTCCTCtccaatcaacacacatttattaagtgcttactatgtgtcaggcattgggcCAAGAACTGACAATATGAAGAAGTAAAAAACACAGtcacttccctcaaggagctcgtaTTTTACTCGTCTCTAACACTCTGTTATCCTGTTAATCTCTATCGGCTACTTCTCCCATTCACAAACATTGCTATTCTGGCTTCTCTTTTTCTCAGCATTGTTCCCAAGTGATTCAGTTTCCAAACACTCTTTCCATTCAAAGACAGTTTCATCTGAGAGAAGTTAGGTACTAGGGATCCTATAATGATCTAGATCTAGGAGCAAAGCTCCACTTTACCTTTGTTTGTGGAGAGAGCTGCTGATGACCCTGATGAAACCTGGTCAAGTCCTGAAAAGAAAGCATCACATATGATTAAAAGATATGCAATACCTACATGAAACCAGGAGTCTACTTGGCTGATTTCTGTATATGTAACTACTCCTTGGCCACTGTGTTCTTTAGGGAGTACTTAATTCCTTAGAATCACCTAGTCCCAAGAATCATGGTGGATTTATATCTCACAAAGTATAGGCATGTTGAGTTTTCACATTTAAACAAATCTTTATCTTATTGTGAGTGATGGACTCAATTGAAGTTCAAAGCAGAGATGGAgtagaaaaaacagaaaatgagacTAAACTttgatttcacttttctttttcttttgatattctcCCAATGGCAATAAAAGCTAGGTCCTTTGTCAAGTTTGTTAATCAGTACGGtctgtgcacatgcatgcatacatgcacatacacctacacatatacatacacattcacaaaaTCCTAGCATATTGCCTTGCATATGGCAATAGGAGCAACCcttgggaggcagagccaagatggcagctggaaagcagggacttgctaaagCTCCCCCAcgggtccctccaaacacctataaaaatggctctgaacaaattctagagctgcagaacccaaaaaataacagagggaagcagggatccagtccagaacagcctggatggtctctgagaagggtctatcacatggagctgggagcggagtggagcagagctcagtgtgggccaCTCCAGaatcaaccagactgggagccgggcagaacaggctgtagggccctgaatcattgagctgtggcagttaccagacttctcagcccacaaacaccaaagacaacagagaaggttagtgggaaaagctgctgggacagagtgaaaggagtttgaggtttggccaccaccccaggggcagcggaggtagtacagctctgaggctgcttccagatctacagctgcagttacttctggccccaggcccaccgggtggggggaattaagtggcaggttAGAGCagaagtgcaaagcctgctttgccctgcctggatctgggtcacggtactggtgtggcagagtttgctgtgtagaagtagctctgaaaacagcagcgcagcacctcaagcttgggacaaagtactctctgctctataagcagtcataacccaatgaaaaactaaagggtcaagtagttggctgggaacatgaacagggagcaaaaatggtctcagattcagactcagactttggaatctttttcggtgacaaagaagaccaaaacatacagccagaagaactcaacaaagtcaaagagcctacatcaaaagcctccaagaataatatgaattggtctcaggccatggaagagctcaaaaaagatttggaaaatcaagttagagaaatagaggaaaaaatgggaaaagaaatgagagtgatgcaagaaaaccatgaaaaacaagtcaatatctTGCTAAAcaagaccccccaaaaaatactgaagaaaataacaccttaaaaaatagactacctcaaatggcaaaggagctccaaaaagccaatgaggagaagaatgccttgaaaggcagaattacccaaatggaaaaggaggtccaaaagaccactgaagaaaatactaccttaaaaattagattggagcaagtgaaagctagtgacttttagagaaattaagatattataaaacagaaccaaaggaaagaaaaaatggaagacaatgtcaaatatctcattggaaaaaccactgacctggagaacagacccaagagagataatttaaaaattattggactacctgaaagccatcatcaaaaatagagcctagacatcatctttcaagaaattatcaaggaatacttccctgatatcctagagccagaggataaaacaaaaattgaaagaatccacagatcacctcctcaaaaagatcccaaaaagaaaactactaggaatattgttgccaaattccagagctcccagatcaaggagaaaatactgtaagcagccagaaagaaacaatttgagtattgtggaaacacaatcaggataacacaagatctagcagcttctacatacagggatcaaagggcttagaatatgatattctggaggtcaatgaagctaggattaaaaccaagactcacttacccagcaaaactgagtatcatgctccaaggcaaaatatggattttcaataaaataaagaactttcaagctttctcagtgaaaagaccagagctgaatagaaaatttgactttcaaactcaagaatcaagagaagcatgaaaaggtaagcaagaaagagaaatcataagggacttactaaagttgaactgttttgtttacattcctacatggaaagatgatgtgtgtaattcatgagacctgagtattatggtagctgaagggaatatacatatatatatatatatatatacatatatatatatatatacatacatatatatatatatatatatatatatatatatatatatatatatatatatacagagagagagagagagagagagagagagagagcgtggggtgagttgaatatgcagggatgatatctaaaaaaaaaatcaaattaagggataagagaggaatatattgagagaaggagaaagggagaaatagaatggggtaaattatcttacataaaagtggcaagaaaaagcagttctattggaagggaagaggaggcaggtgagggggaatgagtgaatcttgctcttatcggatttgacttgaggagggaataacatatgcactcaattgggtatcttaccccacaggaaagaaggaggaaggggataaaaagggggggatgatagaaaggagggcagatagggggaggaggtaataaaaagcaaacatttttgaaaagggacaggtcaagggagaaaattgaataaagggggacaggatgggagggagcaaaatatagttagtcttttacaacatgagtattgtggaaggattttacataatgatacatgtgtggcctatgttgaattgcttaccttcttgaggggggagggaagaggggagagaatttggaactcaaaattttaaaagcagatgttcaaaaaagagttctttttgcatgcaactgggaaataagatatacaggcaatggggcatagaaatctatcttgccctacaaaaatatgggaaaaggggatgggggggaatggggtgacagaaagaagggctgactggggaatggggcaatcagaatatatgccatcttggagtggagggagggtagagatggggagaaaatttgtaactcaaaatcttgtgaaatcaatgctgaaaactaaaaatattaaataaataataaaagaagaaaagaaaaatatgagcaACCCTCAttgaatgaagaaattaaggaatgAACAATGTGGGTAATAACAATGAAAGTACCCCTCTCACTGGGGGTAGCTCGGTggtgctgtgagtagagcacaggtcctggagtcaggaggacctgagttcaaatctggtttcagacacttgatacacttactagctatgtgacctcgggcaagtcacttaaccccaattgccctgccttacccctcAAAATAAAGTACCTCTCAGGTCATCACTGGCAATGGCACTAAATAAGAGGAGAATTTCAAGATGAATTATGGGTAATACCATCTGCtaagtaataactagcatttatatagcacttcgtgatgtaagtgctattattacccccaatttacagaagagaaaattgagtccAGGAAAGATACAGCACCTTTCTTTGGGACATGTGAGACAAGATTCCTAAATTAAAGTACTActgtctatccactgagccagagctacctatctacctatcaatACCAGCTGCCTAAGAAAGAACTTAAACAGCTTTTCTTACTAACTCCTCATGTGGGAAGCTGTCAGACTTTCTGATGATGATAAAGGGTCACACTTCATGGTTCCTATCTGCCCCTTCACGCACTTTCAACAAtcctatatttttcattttctttcttctcttatcccttcccACTCCTATACCTAGACCCACTCTCCCACTGCTCATACTCACTTTTGTACCTTAATCTCCACACATTGAGGAAAACAATGACGTTCATTCTCAAAGCTGAAAATGATCCTCATCTGGTTTCCAAGACAAATCTGGGAGCTGAGCAAAGCAGACAATACTACCattttttacaaatgtggaaatggAGCTCAGAAAAGATAAGCGACTTGGGTCTAAGGTTACACAAATAGTAATGTCCAGAGAGGCTTTTGACTCaaattcaataataataacagcatttctattctcctttaaggtttataaagtactttaaaaatattatcttatcctcgcaacgaccctgggaggtaggtgttattattatcactgtttcatcaatgaggaaactgaggcaaggaatTGATAAGTGAGCAGAGCTCCAACTGGTAACtgtcttaggcaggatttgaactcaggtcttcctaactccagtccagTACTCTACCTAGAAGCCTCTTCAGCGCATTGCTTTGTTCTGATTTTCCAACAGCAGTGACATATTTATATTCCTTTGCCCACTGTCTCTTATCCTAGACCTTTTTAAacaaataacaatagctaacatttacataattagGGCAGGTAGATGGTGTATCAGATAGAATGCTGGAAGGGGCAGggctgaagtaaggaagactcatcttcatgaattcaaatcccagctcagacacttactagttgtgggaccctgaccaatcacttaaccctgtttgtctcagtttctgcatctgtaaaatgagcttgagaaggaaatggcaaattgctctagtatctttgccaagaaaaccccaaatgaggtcatgaagagtcagacatgactgaaaagactgcaCAACAccacaacatttatatagcacttatgtgccaggcactatgttaagcattttgcaattattatgttatttgattttcacaataatcttacgaggtagatgctattattatcctcattttacaaatgaggaaattgaggcaaaaaaaaaagctaagtgacttgcccagggtcattgtagtgtctgatgctggatttgaactctggtctttctctcTCTAGCTACCTCATATATTTTTGTGACAGTTGACCACAAAGAAGCTGGTCCATATGAAGATCTAATCCATAATCTTGGCCCTATTATTAACTCACCACAAAAAACATATTTGAGATGAGGAGAAATCTCATATTGGGGAGGAATGGAGTCAATGTCCATTTCCAGCCTGGAATTTCAAAGGGAAGAAACTGGAAATCAAGAGTAGATTAAGTAAAAGTGGTACAACATAGTCAAAAGGGACTATCCCTAAAGCTCAGTCATGATTTACAATACAGTAATATAAAATGGAGTGCTGGGGCCTTTTAAATGATCTGTACCTTGGGCCACCTTCCAGATTTTATATTAATCTGCCCCTGACTGGGACTCTGGAAATTGGTCCCAAGACAACAACAAAGTATGCCTGTCATCAAATCTTAGCCCAGGCCTATCTTCACTGGACCTCACTGtccctcaattaaaaaaaaaaaagttttaactttAGGTGATAAAAcatatcatttcttttctctcatatCTCAATATAATCACTACGGAGTCAACCTAAAAACTTGTATCAAAATACTTTCTCTATTCAAAGCCTATAAtatgttagagctgaaaagagCCTAGGAGATTATAttgtttgttgtcctttgttcttgaagaggactcaAATGACACCACtatattggggtcaaggtacaaacTGTCCAACCATAGTTGATCAAACCAGTATGTCCTCAGAAGACTCTGCCACATGTCAGACacatagtccatatgaacatttggaatggagatgtctttAAGCTTGGGaatcttacatttcttttaagctactgtaattctgctttgctcatagaacacagtgcCCCCTTTGATGGAGGCCcacatgctgggtggtcctgtgccagtgtctccaatGTCCCACAATTCCACAGTTCTtcagagaccttgaaagtgtccttgtatggcttcttctgacctccatgtgagtacATGCCTTGTGTGAGtgctccataaaatagtcttttaagcaaacatatgtttggcatttgagcaatgtggccagcccatcaaagTTATTCTCACTggagtagagtttgaatgcttggcaggtcAACtccagaaaagacctcagtgtctagaACCTCATCTTGCAAAGTGATCTTCAGCAtattcctaagataattcaaacaGAACTGATTCCTGGCATGGCCCTGGTATAtcatccaggtttcacaggcatacaacaatgaggtcagcccaGTGgatctgtagaccttcagtttggtaaacaatctaatacctcttctctcccacactttcctttggagtgtcccaagcactgagctaactctggcaatgcatgtgtcaacttcatcatctatgtgtac from Trichosurus vulpecula isolate mTriVul1 chromosome 8, mTriVul1.pri, whole genome shotgun sequence harbors:
- the RNASE4 gene encoding ribonuclease 4, with the protein product MAMHRIQSLLLLLALLGLWLAQPSSGQSRRYQQFLRQHVDPYSEGGDATYCTQMMHKRRMTEPRCKPVNTFIHEDIWNINSICRTTNIKCKNGQMNCHEGIMKITDCRVTGGSTSPNCRYRAMSRIRHVTIACENLEPVHFDG